GGCAGCCTGGACGTCGACTGGAGGTCGGGCAGACCCTACTCGCTCTCCGGTACGGTGGACATCGAGGAAGCACTGGTGGCCTGGGATTTCGGACGGAGCTTCGGGAACGGTGCCCCCGATACTTCCCTTGTGTATGACCTCCGGGTGAGGGGCGAACGCAACATCTGGCTCAGGAACCAGCTGATGGACATGGAATTCGCCGCCGACCTGACGGTACGCAAGACGACCAGGGATGTCCTCTACTCGGGCGCGCTGAGCTCGCGGCAGGGCAGCGTCTACTACCTTGATCACACTCTGCGCGTTGACAGCGGCTCGGTGCGCTTCGACAATATCAACAACCTGAACCCGGAGTTCTACGTAACCGCCGCAATGCCGATCCGAGGTGCGTTGAGGGAGCAAGGTACGCCGGACACGGTAGTCGTGACGCTGACGGGCACCCTCGAGCAACCGAGCTTCGCTTTCCGGTCCGGACCGCCGATCTGGAACGAGACTGAGATCCTCTCCTTCCTAACGCTGAACGTGACCGAAGAACAGTTGAGACAGCTCTCAGCGTCGGAGCAGAAGGACGCGGTGACCAAGCTGCTGGGCAGTCGCCTGCTCGGCTACTTCCAGAACCAGGTTTCGAAGCGGGCGCGCGGGTTCGTCAACCTAGATTACCTCGAGTTCGAGAGTGAGCTGTGGGGCAGCAAGGAGACCAGGGTCACGGTCGGCAAGTACGTGGGCAGGAACCTCTACGTGTCCTACACCCAGAGCTTCAGCGGCCAGATGATCCCGTCCTTCCGGGTTGAATACTACATCAACCGCAAGAACCAGATCGTCGCCGAAGGCACTGCCCAAGGTGCTCCCGATGACCGATATCGGACATCGCTCCGCTACCAGTTCAAACTCCGGTACTGACATCGAGAATAGGCTGAGGCTAGGGTCGAGGTTAGGAAGACGGGACATTCCGAATCTCAACCTCGGCCTCAACCTGTGTCCGGCCTGAAGCGTGACGCGTTGAGCACAAAGCATTACTGCAATGTCGCGATACCCCATACCCGGCTGCATGAGCTGACCTACGAGTTCGACCGGGAGCACTTCCCCGAACTCGCGCCCGGGGCCTGCGTGCAGGTCCGGTTGCGGGGAAAGAAGGTGAAAGGACTCGTGCTTGAAGTCCTGAGCCGCAGTCCGGTGCCGAAGACCCTGTCGGTCGAGAAGCTCATCGAGCCGAGGCTTGTCCCTGACCAGCTTCTGCACCTGCTGCGCTGGGTGGGGGCGTACTACTTCGGCCGCATGGGGGAGGTGCTCGGCCTGGCACTGCCGCGCGGCATCTGCGGCTACGGTTTGCGCCGGTCTCGGGTTGTGCCGGCAGCCGCGACTCGGCCGGCGCCTTTCGTCCCTCTTCCTGCTGTCTCTGATCTTCGGTCTCTGCCTTTCGGTTTTCAGCCGTCGTTCGCCGTCTACGTCCAGACCAACTGCGGCACGCGGGAGGAGGTCGTCACCGGGTTCGTCGCGGCCGGGCTGGAACGGGGGACGGTGATTCTGTTGATGCCGGAATCAGACACCGAGGCCTGGGCAGACCGATTGCGTTCCCGAATCGGGATTGAGCCGGTTCGATACCATGGTGTCCAGAGCGTGTCGGACCGGAAGCAGACGTGGCGAGCGCTGCGCTCCGCCGAGCACTCGGTCATCATCGGTGTACGTTCCGCTGTGTTCTCCCCGGTCTCCGACCTCGCCGGCGTTGTCGTTCTGGATGAGCACGACAACGTCTTCAAGGAAGAGCGGCACCCACGTTTCAATGCGCGCGACGTGGCCATTGCCCGGTGCCGGCTCGCCGACTGCCCGGTGCTGCTCAGCGACCCATCTCCTTCGGCAGAGACCTGGTTGAACCTCCGCAACGGCCAGTACCGGGGCACGGAGCATCCCGCAGCCGCGCGCCGTCCGGCAACCGTTGCTGCTCTTGAGGGTGCCCCAGAGGTTCTGCCCGACACCCTCGTTGTTGACATGCGGAGGCACCGGGACGACGTGCTCTCTCCGTTGCTGGCGAACGCACTGAAGGATGCCGGGAGCGCCGGCGAATCCGCGGTCCTGTACATCAATCGCCGTGGGCTCAGCCGGTACGTGGCCTGCCGCGATTGCGGCAGTCCGCTTGTCTGTCCCGACTGCGCGGTTTCACTCGTGCTCTACTCCGGCGGTGACCTCCGCTGCCGCTACTGCGGCAAGACCGGCGCCGCTCCGGATGCCTGCCCGCTGTGCGGCGGGCTGGACTTCCGTCTCAAGGCGCCGGGCATCGAAATGGCGGCGCGCGAGGTAGCGCAGTTGCTGCCGGATGCCAAGGTTGCCGCCGTCATGACGGAGTCGGAAAGGCAGCCCTCGACCGAACCCGGGTCAGTCATCGTCGGCACGCGGGCGCTGCTCGGGATCCGCTGGCCGGCACGCGTAGGGGTGGTGGCAGCACTTGCGGTCGACTCCGATCTCTGCGTGCCCGACTTCCGGGCAAGGGAGCGGACGTTCCAGGTGCTCTCGGTGCTCTCAAGGCGCGCAGCGGAGCACGGAGCCACGCTGGTGCTGCAGACCAGCCGGCCCGATGACCCGGCCGTGCGGAGCGCGGTTGCCGGCGATGCGGCCGGCTTCCTGGACCAGGAACTGAAGCAGAGAGAGGAGTTGGGGTTTCCTCCCTATCGCCGGCTCGTGCTGGTCGAACTGATGGTGCAGAGCGGGACAGGGGCGAGTCAGCGCGGCGAGTGGCTTTGCCGCAGACTGGGAGGAGTTCAGGGGGTGGAAGCGCTCGGCCCGGTGCCGGTGCGGGGAAAGACGAACACGGTGCAGGTGATGGTCAAGGTCACCCGCAACATCCGGCTGGACCGGCTCGTTTCTCTCCGGCAGATCGAGGCAGACGGCGTCCGGGCCAAGGTTGACGTCGACCCGCTGGAAACCGTCTAGCGCAGCAGGACGCGGGACGCTACGAGGGCTTTATTTGCCGGCGGTCAGTCGCTCCAGGTTCTCCCGGATGGTCTTCACTTCCTTTGGATAGGCGACCGAGTCAACCAGGGCAGCAGCCTCCCGGAGCGCGGCACCGGCTGCTGCCGTATCCTTCATTACTTCGTATGCCACTCCGGCGTTGTTGGCGGCGGATGCCCTGAGTAGACGGACTGAATCGGGCAGGTCCCGACGCGCGCCCGAGTAGTAGGCGACCGCGCTATCCTGGTATCCCCGGCTCTGGAACAGCCAGCCAATCGTGAACCGAAGCCGCGCCGCGATCCCGGACGGGCCAGGATCCGCCGCCAGAGACCTCCGGAAGTGCTGGAGCGAGCGGTCAAGGTTGTCGGCTTCGTAGTCGCAGAAGGCCATGTAGGCTCTGATCGATGCCGACTCGCTGCGGGTCGCGCCCTTGAGCAGGGCGTTGAGTGCGGTCAGCGCCTCGTACCACTGGCGCCGCCCGAAGAACGAGTCAGGCCCGACGAGCTTCGGACCAAGCTTGTCGGTGAACGTTGCGTGTATGCTGCTGTCGAGGGTCACGTCGCCAAGCATGCGAGTGATGGAGATCAGGTCGTCCCGGCTGTTTGACAGCATCGG
This genomic window from candidate division WOR-3 bacterium contains:
- the priA gene encoding primosomal protein N', which encodes MSGLKRDALSTKHYCNVAIPHTRLHELTYEFDREHFPELAPGACVQVRLRGKKVKGLVLEVLSRSPVPKTLSVEKLIEPRLVPDQLLHLLRWVGAYYFGRMGEVLGLALPRGICGYGLRRSRVVPAAATRPAPFVPLPAVSDLRSLPFGFQPSFAVYVQTNCGTREEVVTGFVAAGLERGTVILLMPESDTEAWADRLRSRIGIEPVRYHGVQSVSDRKQTWRALRSAEHSVIIGVRSAVFSPVSDLAGVVVLDEHDNVFKEERHPRFNARDVAIARCRLADCPVLLSDPSPSAETWLNLRNGQYRGTEHPAAARRPATVAALEGAPEVLPDTLVVDMRRHRDDVLSPLLANALKDAGSAGESAVLYINRRGLSRYVACRDCGSPLVCPDCAVSLVLYSGGDLRCRYCGKTGAAPDACPLCGGLDFRLKAPGIEMAAREVAQLLPDAKVAAVMTESERQPSTEPGSVIVGTRALLGIRWPARVGVVAALAVDSDLCVPDFRARERTFQVLSVLSRRAAEHGATLVLQTSRPDDPAVRSAVAGDAAGFLDQELKQREELGFPPYRRLVLVELMVQSGTGASQRGEWLCRRLGGVQGVEALGPVPVRGKTNTVQVMVKVTRNIRLDRLVSLRQIEADGVRAKVDVDPLETV